A region of Halalkaliarchaeum desulfuricum DNA encodes the following proteins:
- a CDS encoding TOBE domain-containing protein, whose product MNHEPTGRGRAAIVEGDVEFGGRDAELLREIHRTGSVAAAATALERSRARALTRIETLEGAFGQLVERRRGGSGGGGSRLTDAGRNLLDRYDRLSAAVSATAGVPETVLSGVVRDVDGEMATLETDIGQLRGLHEGATAGDEAHLRIGADAVTLHEAGTVPEPDATSARNRLEGVVSGVDRGETVLTVRIDVGGATFRALLTEDSARRLEVEAGPAVALTWKATATRVVEGIAGSAK is encoded by the coding sequence ATGAACCACGAACCGACCGGACGCGGACGGGCTGCCATCGTCGAAGGAGACGTCGAGTTCGGCGGCCGCGACGCGGAACTCCTCCGGGAGATTCACCGGACTGGATCCGTCGCCGCTGCCGCGACAGCGCTCGAACGCTCTCGTGCGCGGGCGCTCACCCGAATCGAAACGCTGGAGGGAGCGTTCGGACAGCTGGTCGAACGACGCCGCGGGGGATCGGGTGGCGGCGGCAGCCGGCTGACCGATGCCGGACGGAACCTGCTGGACCGGTACGACCGGCTCTCGGCGGCCGTTTCGGCGACGGCGGGCGTGCCGGAGACGGTGCTTTCCGGCGTCGTCCGCGATGTCGACGGCGAGATGGCGACGCTGGAGACGGACATCGGCCAGTTGCGGGGACTCCACGAAGGGGCGACCGCAGGGGACGAGGCCCACCTCCGGATCGGCGCGGACGCGGTGACGCTTCACGAGGCAGGGACGGTTCCGGAACCCGACGCCACCAGTGCCCGCAACCGCCTGGAGGGTGTCGTCTCCGGGGTCGACCGCGGAGAGACCGTCCTCACAGTCCGGATCGACGTCGGCGGAGCCACCTTCCGCGCTCTTCTCACGGAAGACAGCGCCCGCCGACTCGAGGTCGAAGCCGGCCCTGCGGTGGCGCTCACCTGGAAGGCAACCGCGACGCGGGTCGTCGAAGGGATCGCTGGATCCGCGAAGTAG
- a CDS encoding amidohydrolase, producing MTQAADLVLLDGEIHPFAVTAPTPVDDDGIRAGPDADTLEALAVRNGEIVRTGTTYDVEFLVGTHTDVVDLDGATVVPGFVDAHTHMTTTGRYLVHADLSDAESPGDALDALRARERAVDGDDWVLGFGYDESSWAESRYLAREELDAVSDTQPVAAFREDMHVASVNSVVLDRLRSAMPDDDVETEGGEPTGVLVEEAVDPVYDTIEPGPDETRRLLSAATEHAARLGLTGVHDMVRRSYAPQVYRELALDDELPIRVRLNYWADHLDALAELGLRTNHGSDRVQVGAVKTFTDGSIGGRTAKLSAPYDDGAGTGQWVVSPEELSSLVDRADDLGFQLTVHAIGDEAIDETLDVFEERTVDPAGSRHRIEHLELATDEAIERFGELGVVASVQPNFHKWAVPGGLYESRLGDRRPRTNRLARLRDAGAPLAFGSDGMPLSPLVGIHWAVNAPAEPQRLSVTAAIRAYTYGAVYAGFGEDRLGTIEPGKRADLTVLGESPWESPGRICEIDVTMTVVDGETVYNGREQVSQS from the coding sequence ATGACACAGGCTGCCGATCTCGTGCTGCTGGACGGCGAGATCCACCCGTTCGCCGTGACGGCTCCGACCCCGGTCGACGACGACGGGATCCGCGCCGGCCCGGACGCCGACACCCTGGAGGCGCTGGCGGTCAGGAACGGGGAGATCGTCCGAACCGGAACGACCTACGACGTCGAGTTCCTCGTGGGAACACACACCGACGTCGTCGACCTCGACGGCGCGACCGTCGTTCCGGGCTTCGTCGACGCTCACACCCACATGACGACCACCGGTCGGTATCTCGTCCACGCGGATCTGTCGGACGCCGAAAGCCCCGGCGACGCTCTCGACGCGCTCCGTGCGCGTGAGCGGGCGGTCGACGGCGACGACTGGGTGCTCGGGTTCGGCTACGACGAATCTAGTTGGGCCGAGTCACGGTATCTCGCCCGCGAGGAACTGGACGCCGTCTCGGATACCCAGCCGGTGGCGGCGTTCCGTGAGGACATGCACGTCGCCTCGGTCAACTCGGTCGTTCTCGACCGACTCCGGTCGGCGATGCCCGACGACGATGTCGAAACTGAAGGCGGGGAACCGACCGGCGTGCTCGTCGAGGAGGCGGTCGATCCGGTGTACGACACCATCGAGCCGGGTCCCGACGAGACCCGGAGGTTGCTTTCGGCGGCGACCGAACACGCCGCTCGACTCGGTCTGACCGGCGTCCACGACATGGTCCGTCGGTCGTACGCCCCCCAGGTGTACCGGGAGCTGGCTCTCGACGACGAACTTCCGATCCGGGTGCGACTCAACTACTGGGCTGACCACCTCGACGCGCTCGCGGAGCTGGGGCTCCGGACGAACCACGGCAGCGACAGGGTGCAGGTCGGCGCAGTCAAGACGTTCACCGACGGCTCGATCGGCGGCCGCACCGCGAAGCTGTCGGCGCCGTACGACGACGGTGCCGGCACCGGGCAGTGGGTCGTTTCCCCCGAGGAGCTCTCGTCGCTGGTCGACCGCGCCGACGACCTCGGCTTCCAGCTTACGGTTCACGCCATCGGCGACGAGGCGATCGACGAGACGCTGGACGTCTTCGAGGAGCGGACGGTGGATCCCGCGGGGTCCCGACATCGGATCGAACACCTCGAGCTTGCCACCGACGAGGCGATCGAGCGGTTCGGCGAGCTTGGCGTCGTCGCGTCCGTCCAGCCCAACTTCCACAAGTGGGCGGTTCCCGGCGGCCTCTACGAATCGCGGCTGGGCGACCGTCGCCCCCGGACGAACCGACTCGCGAGACTGCGTGATGCGGGTGCCCCGCTGGCGTTCGGCAGCGACGGAATGCCGCTGTCGCCGCTCGTGGGCATCCACTGGGCGGTGAACGCGCCCGCCGAGCCACAGCGGCTGTCGGTGACTGCGGCGATCCGGGCGTACACCTACGGCGCCGTCTACGCCGGTTTCGGCGAGGACCGGCTGGGGACGATCGAACCCGGAAAGCGGGCGGATCTGACGGTCCTCGGCGAGTCGCCCTGGGAATCGCCCGGTCGGATCTGCGAGATCGACGTGACGATGACGGTCGTCGACGGGGAAACCGTCTACAACGGTCGTGAACAGGTGTCGCAGTCGTGA
- a CDS encoding tRNA (guanine(26)-N(2))-dimethyltransferase has translation MRIEEGGVEIDVADARDGASDGTGDGVFFNPEQELNRDVTVAVLRAYRARDDRVESYLDAMTASGIRGVRAADEGYDVTCCDVDPDAVDLARGNLERNGLAGEVVHRNVNALLHDRNRVFDVVDLDPYGTPIPFVDAAFANTRNLVCVTATDTAPLCGAHLESGIRKYGAVPRNTDYHPEMGLRTLLSALVRTAARYDRAATPICSHVSRHYARTYLELESGARAADTRLEELGHIYHCEDCLHREAERGFHADAPDSCSICGGDRILTAGPLWLGSIRDAEFVGNVRDAITDDMGEAKRARKLLETVATELETPTHYDQHRLCKQWGRPAIGMDEFIRQLENAGFEATRAHYSGTAFKTDATIPEMRDATGEDD, from the coding sequence ATGCGAATCGAGGAGGGCGGCGTCGAGATCGACGTGGCCGACGCCCGCGACGGCGCGAGCGACGGCACCGGAGACGGGGTGTTTTTCAACCCCGAACAGGAGCTCAACCGCGACGTGACCGTTGCGGTCCTCCGGGCGTACCGCGCGCGGGACGACCGCGTGGAGTCGTACCTCGACGCGATGACCGCATCCGGGATCCGGGGCGTTCGGGCGGCCGACGAGGGGTACGACGTCACCTGCTGTGACGTGGATCCCGATGCCGTCGACCTGGCGCGCGGGAACCTCGAACGGAACGGGCTGGCGGGGGAGGTCGTCCACCGGAACGTGAACGCGTTGCTTCACGACAGGAATCGGGTGTTCGACGTCGTCGACCTGGACCCGTACGGGACGCCGATCCCGTTCGTCGACGCTGCCTTCGCCAACACCCGAAACCTGGTGTGTGTGACCGCGACCGACACCGCCCCGCTGTGTGGCGCCCACCTCGAAAGCGGGATCCGAAAGTACGGTGCGGTCCCACGGAACACCGACTACCACCCGGAAATGGGCCTGCGAACGCTGCTTTCGGCACTCGTGCGGACCGCCGCCCGCTACGATCGGGCGGCGACGCCGATCTGTTCGCACGTCTCCCGTCATTACGCCCGGACGTATCTCGAACTCGAATCGGGCGCACGCGCGGCCGACACACGTCTCGAAGAGCTGGGTCACATCTATCACTGCGAGGACTGTCTCCACCGGGAGGCCGAGCGCGGCTTCCACGCCGACGCTCCCGACTCGTGTTCGATCTGTGGCGGCGATCGGATCCTCACGGCCGGCCCCCTGTGGCTCGGTTCGATCCGGGACGCCGAGTTCGTCGGGAACGTCCGCGATGCGATCACCGATGACATGGGGGAGGCGAAACGCGCGAGGAAGCTGCTCGAGACCGTCGCCACCGAACTCGAGACGCCGACCCACTACGACCAGCACCGGCTGTGCAAACAGTGGGGGCGACCGGCGATCGGAATGGACGAGTTCATTCGGCAACTCGAGAACGCGGGGTTCGAAGCGACGCGGGCCCACTACAGCGGGACGGCGTTCAAGACCGATGCGACGATCCCCGAGATGCGGGACGCGACCGGCGAGGACGATTGA
- a CDS encoding HAD-IIB family hydrolase, with amino-acid sequence MAVPLALDIDGTLTTPTGRLDHRVFELLPGWDAPVVLATGKAFPYPIALCHFLGLPERIIAENGGVVHVDGETTLRGDREAAWGALETYADRDGTLEWGAESTVNRWRETEVALSLSADEALLREVADEFGLVVVDTGFAYHLKSPGPTKGEGLSVIADRLGIPAESFVAIGDSENDVSTFELVAESYAVGNADEAARRAADTVVSEEYMDGTAALLRELRQREH; translated from the coding sequence ATGGCTGTTCCGCTCGCGCTGGACATCGACGGAACGCTCACGACGCCGACTGGCCGGCTGGATCATCGCGTCTTCGAACTGCTTCCGGGGTGGGATGCCCCGGTCGTGCTGGCCACCGGGAAGGCGTTTCCGTACCCGATCGCGCTGTGTCACTTCCTCGGGCTCCCCGAACGGATCATAGCCGAAAACGGCGGGGTCGTCCACGTCGACGGCGAGACGACCCTTCGGGGCGACCGGGAGGCGGCGTGGGGGGCCCTCGAGACGTACGCCGATCGGGATGGAACCCTCGAATGGGGGGCCGAGTCCACGGTGAACCGGTGGCGCGAGACCGAGGTCGCACTGTCGCTGTCTGCCGACGAGGCGCTGCTCCGGGAGGTTGCAGACGAGTTCGGACTCGTCGTCGTCGACACCGGGTTCGCGTATCACCTCAAGTCTCCGGGACCGACCAAGGGCGAGGGGCTTTCGGTGATCGCCGATCGACTCGGCATCCCGGCGGAGTCGTTCGTCGCGATCGGCGACTCGGAAAACGACGTCTCGACGTTCGAACTGGTCGCCGAGTCGTACGCCGTCGGCAACGCAGACGAGGCGGCCCGGCGTGCTGCCGACACGGTGGTATCCGAAGAATACATGGACGGGACGGCGGCGCTTTTGCGGGAACTTCGCCAGCGGGAACACTGA
- the thsA gene encoding thermosome subunit alpha, which yields MIVLSEESQRTSGKDAQTMNITAGKAVAESVRTTLGPKGMDKMLVDSTGSVVVTNDGVTILKEMDIDHPAANMIVEVAETQEDEVGDGTTSAVVVAGELLDQAEELLDQDIHATTLAQGYRQAAEKAKELLEEQAIDVSEDDREVLVQLAATAMTGKGAESARDQLAELVVDAVSAVADEDDVDIDNVSVEKVVGGSIDNSELVEGVIVDKERVDENMPYAVEDANVALFDGAIEVKETEIDAEVNVTDPDQLQEFLDQEEEQLREYVDKLVDVGTDVVFVGDGIDDMAQHYLAQEGILAVRRVKSDDFRRLARATGGQVVSNLDDLAEDDLGFAGSVAQKDIGGDERIFVEDVEEARSVTLILRGGTEHVVDEVERAVIDSLGVVRTTLEDGQVLPGGGAPETGLALDLRDFADSVGGREQLAVEAFADALEVIPRTLAENAGLDPIDSLVDLRSRHDAGERAAGLDAYTGGVIDMQEEGVVEPLRVKTQAIESATEAAVMILRIDDVIAAGDLRASGDDGGDDDMPAGGAGGMGGMGGMGGMGGAM from the coding sequence ATGATCGTACTTTCAGAGGAGAGTCAACGGACGTCCGGCAAGGACGCCCAGACGATGAACATCACGGCCGGCAAAGCCGTCGCCGAATCCGTTCGGACGACGCTCGGCCCAAAAGGGATGGACAAGATGCTCGTCGATTCGACGGGCAGCGTCGTCGTCACGAACGACGGGGTCACCATCCTCAAGGAGATGGACATCGACCACCCCGCGGCGAACATGATCGTCGAGGTCGCCGAGACCCAGGAGGACGAGGTCGGCGACGGCACGACGTCGGCTGTCGTCGTGGCGGGTGAACTCCTCGATCAGGCCGAGGAGCTGCTCGACCAGGACATTCACGCGACGACGCTCGCCCAGGGATACCGCCAGGCCGCAGAGAAGGCCAAAGAGCTGCTCGAAGAGCAGGCCATCGACGTGAGCGAGGACGACCGCGAGGTGCTCGTCCAGCTCGCCGCCACCGCAATGACTGGCAAGGGCGCCGAGTCGGCCCGCGACCAGCTGGCCGAACTCGTCGTCGACGCCGTCAGTGCTGTCGCCGACGAGGACGACGTCGACATCGACAACGTCTCCGTCGAGAAGGTCGTCGGCGGCTCGATCGACAACTCCGAACTCGTCGAGGGCGTCATCGTCGACAAGGAACGCGTCGACGAGAACATGCCCTACGCCGTCGAGGACGCCAACGTCGCGCTGTTCGACGGGGCGATCGAGGTCAAGGAGACCGAAATCGACGCCGAGGTCAACGTCACCGATCCCGATCAGCTCCAGGAGTTCCTTGACCAGGAGGAAGAGCAGCTCCGCGAGTACGTCGACAAGCTGGTCGACGTCGGCACCGATGTCGTCTTCGTCGGCGACGGCATCGACGACATGGCCCAGCACTACCTCGCCCAGGAGGGCATCCTGGCGGTTCGCCGGGTCAAAAGCGACGACTTCCGCCGGCTGGCCCGCGCGACGGGCGGCCAGGTCGTCTCCAACCTCGATGACCTCGCCGAGGATGACCTCGGCTTCGCCGGCTCCGTCGCCCAGAAGGATATCGGCGGCGACGAGCGCATCTTCGTCGAAGACGTCGAGGAGGCCCGCTCCGTGACGCTGATCCTCCGGGGTGGCACCGAACACGTCGTCGACGAAGTCGAACGCGCGGTTATCGACAGCCTCGGTGTGGTGCGCACGACCCTCGAGGACGGGCAGGTGCTGCCCGGCGGTGGAGCCCCCGAAACCGGACTGGCGCTGGACCTGCGTGACTTCGCCGACTCCGTCGGCGGCCGCGAGCAGCTCGCCGTCGAGGCGTTCGCCGACGCGCTGGAGGTCATCCCGCGCACGCTCGCCGAGAACGCTGGCCTCGACCCGATCGACTCGCTTGTCGACCTGCGCTCCCGCCACGACGCTGGCGAAAGGGCGGCCGGACTGGACGCCTACACCGGCGGCGTCATCGACATGCAGGAGGAGGGCGTCGTCGAGCCCCTCCGCGTGAAGACCCAGGCGATCGAATCCGCCACCGAGGCGGCCGTGATGATCCTCCGGATCGACGACGTCATCGCCGCGGGCGACCTCCGCGCCTCCGGCGACGACGGCGGCGACGACGACATGCCCGCCGGCGGCGCCGGTGGCATGGGCGGTATGGGCGGCATGGGCGGTATGGGCGGCGCAATGTGA
- a CDS encoding alpha/beta fold hydrolase — protein sequence MAEHGTYLVGDRVFPYYRFGSGDVPLVVLPGISDALRPEGTSTVAGALLQYGTFRAYRGYDVWVVGRPHDLPGDATTQSMADDYAALLDRIGEAHVLGLSMGGLIAQHLAADHPELIRRLVLGVAGAQVGPEGRETLDRWAAWGGKHRFRDVYLDAVEVSYTGYRRLLYPPIVRAASRLLREPAAPDDFVVSCAACRDHDGSEALSEIEAPTLVIGGSHDHFFPEATLRETAAEIDGAKLALLGGTGHAAYEERRGDWDATVTAFLAEEL from the coding sequence ATGGCCGAACACGGCACCTACCTCGTCGGCGATCGCGTGTTCCCGTATTACCGGTTCGGGAGCGGCGACGTTCCGCTCGTCGTACTCCCGGGAATAAGCGACGCACTCCGGCCGGAGGGCACCTCCACCGTCGCTGGCGCGTTGCTCCAGTACGGCACCTTCAGGGCGTACCGCGGGTACGACGTGTGGGTCGTCGGCCGACCGCACGATTTGCCGGGGGACGCGACCACCCAGTCGATGGCCGACGACTACGCCGCGCTGTTGGACCGGATCGGCGAGGCCCACGTGCTCGGCCTCTCGATGGGCGGGTTGATCGCCCAGCATCTCGCGGCGGACCATCCCGAACTGATCCGACGACTCGTCTTGGGGGTCGCAGGAGCGCAGGTCGGTCCCGAGGGACGGGAGACACTCGACCGCTGGGCGGCGTGGGGCGGGAAACATCGGTTCCGGGACGTGTACCTCGACGCCGTCGAAGTGTCGTACACCGGCTACCGGCGGCTACTGTACCCGCCGATCGTGAGGGCGGCGTCCCGACTGTTGCGCGAACCCGCAGCACCGGACGACTTCGTCGTCTCGTGTGCGGCGTGTCGCGATCACGACGGCAGTGAAGCGCTGTCGGAGATCGAGGCGCCGACGCTCGTGATCGGCGGGAGTCACGACCACTTCTTCCCCGAGGCGACCCTGCGTGAGACCGCAGCCGAGATCGACGGGGCGAAGCTGGCACTTTTGGGTGGAACCGGCCACGCGGCCTACGAGGAGCGGCGCGGCGACTGGGACGCGACCGTCACGGCGTTCCTCGCCGAGGAGTTGTGA